In the genome of Mytilus edulis chromosome 3, xbMytEdul2.2, whole genome shotgun sequence, one region contains:
- the LOC139515377 gene encoding galanin receptor type 1-like, whose protein sequence is MDSLVENVSRSEGVTTNFSYTPNLKFEDTTILSNTSTAFNSILDYVNMVSIPICLVTGVLGNTITIILMNTKTFSHFASKYFLIGLAIADTSVLLTQPFKNMFVIKYFGVDLRALSTIGCKFYFCVHRAGKMVSSWFVVYMALERLAAVRFPLKVKIWFSKRNTLIGVGLMMLLITGFTAGYSYCTKIDQNNICNPDLYDRNDPSAVMLYRLMLNTGVTLYFIGPLVILLIATPTIIISLIKHEHDKAKLSQFNAKNALARPTAMLLSVMFAYIIFVTPIGVVRIIVNYHGVNLFAVEMTWFTTFRDISHFLELINYSINFFLYACTSRQFRRGLTILLCAKNITNRRSDVRSPSSNSRSKTGAWFSKISYD, encoded by the coding sequence ATGGATTCATTAGTTGAGAATGTGTCAAGATCAGAAGGTGTTACCACCAATTTTTCTTACACACCGAACTTAAAATTCGAAGACACAACAATATTGTCGAATACCTCAACAGCATTCAATAGCATTCTTGACTACGTTAATATGGTTTCAATACCAATATGCTTGGTAACTGGTGTTCTTGGCAATACGATAACAATTATTTTGATGAACACGAAAACATTTTCCCATTTTGCTTCGAAATACTTCTTAATCGGATTGGCGATTGCAGATACGAGTGTGCTCTTGACTCAGccgtttaaaaatatgtttgtaattaaatattttggCGTTGACTTGCGTGCGCTTTCGACAATTGGCTGCAAATTTTATTTTTGCGTTCATAGAGCTGGAAAGATGGTGTCATCGTGGTTTGTAGTTTATATGGCACTAGAGCGATTAGCAGCAGTTAGATTTCCTCTCAAGGTGAAGATCTGGTTTTCAAAACGAAATACACTAATCGGAGTCGGACTGATGATGCTTCTAATCACTGGATTCACAGCTGGTTACTCGTATTGTACCAAAATAGATCAAAATAATATCTGTAACCCGGATCTATATGACAGGAATGATCCTAGCGCTGTCATGTTGTATAGACTAATGCTCAATACTGGTGTTACGCTTTATTTCATTGGACCCTTAGTGATTCTTTTAATCGCCACACCAACCATCATAATTAGTCTGATCAAGCATGAACACGACAAAGCAAAGCTGTCACAGTTTAATGCGAAGAACGCATTAGCCAGACCAACAGCCATGTTATTGTCCGTAATGTTTGCGTACATAATTTTCGTCACACCAATAGGTGTCGTGCGCATTATTGTCAATTACCATGGAGTCAACCTGTTTGCTGTTGAAATGACGTGGTTTACAACTTTCAGGGATATAAGCCATTTTCTTGAGTTGATTAACTATTCCATCAACTTCTTTCTATACGCTTGCACATCAAGGCAATTCCGTCGGGGTTTAACTATTCTTCTTTGCGCAAAAAATATCACCAATCGTCGATCAGACGTCAGATCTCCTAGTTCTAATTCTAGATCTAAAACTGGGGCCTGGTTTTCAAAAATATCTTATGACTAA
- the LOC139515378 gene encoding uncharacterized protein, producing the protein MTENHSDDDDTLLLHEPPVRSSAQSSSVPQISDQTFELFTSYFDSKISSLKNELVSGNDSLAKKIKKEVSVKLKCEGNQIQYSFNSDIVSELKKLQKRTSAEDSLSTSLISGLILKINKMNKLIRIADKSPAGWSTVREYESDDRASDSEDEKRFRQAERRAFKTIKEKKTRGKPYSKPSTTGSRPDNSTDTSNSYYQPYNATQQPFPRFRRRKATPYDTCYKCHHTGHFKRNCPKATNKPTVGTLSK; encoded by the coding sequence ATGACCGAAAACCACTCAGACGACGATGATACTTTGCTTTTGCACGAGCCACCAGTACGTTCAAGTGCCCAGTCTAGTTCTGTACCACAGATAAGTGATCAAACTTTCGAACTTTTTACTTCTTATTTTGATAGTAAGATTTCTTCCCTGAAGAACGAGTTAGTCTCCGGGAACGACTCCCTAGCTAAGAAGATCAAGAAGGAAGTGTCCGTTAAGCTTAAGTGTGAGGGGAATCAGATTCAATATTCCTTCAACTCAGATATTGTTTCCGAATTGAAGAAACTTCAGAAACGTACATCCGCGGAAGATTCCTTAAGCACCAGTTTGATATCGGGCCTTATTCTAAAAATCAACAAGATGAATAAATTGATTCGGATTGCCGATAAGTCGCCAGCAGGCTGGTCCACAGTCCGAGAATACGAAAGTGATGACCGGGCATCAGACTCAGAAGATGAAAAACGTTTCCGGCAAGCAGAAAGAAGGGCCTTCAAGAcaatcaaagaaaagaaaacccGTGGAAAACCGTACTCAAAGCCGTCCACCACCGGTTCTAGACCTGACAACTCTACTGATACTAGTAACAGTTATTATCAGCCTTACAACGCTACCCAGCAGCCCTTTCCGAGGTTCCGTCGACGCAAGGCGACCCCATACGACACCTGTTACAAGTGTCATCACACTGGCCACTTCAAGAGGAACTGCCCAAAAGCTACAAACAAACCAACCGTTGGAACCTTGTCAAAGTAA